The following is a genomic window from Pseudothermotoga thermarum DSM 5069.
CATTCTGGTCTCAAGAATAGCTTACTCGATATCCAAAGCATTATCAAGCCGGTGAGAGCAAAGATCAGATTTATGAAAGCAAAGTATGCAAAACTCATCTCTTGTGCACCTGCTGTGAACCTCACAACCTCTGCGGCATATTTGACGGGGAGAAAGTACGAAACGTATCTTAAAGGACGTGGAAGGAAAGTTATCGGAAAATAAACTCCCGCGAAGAACACCATGACTGTATTCAAAAGCGAAGCAGCATTTGAAGCGGCGTTTGGATTTTTCAAAAGGGCAACGAGCAAAAGCCCAACTGCCATCATACCAAGTGTGATGAAAACAACGCTTGGTATCAACAAAAACCAGTTGAAATTCAAAGAGCTTTTAAAGAGTACTCTTGCGATAATTAGGGTAAAAATCAAAGAGATGAAACTGAGAATCATCCTAACGGTTGCAACCTCAAGTACCAAGAAAGATTTCTTCACACCTGTTAGAAATACTCTGCGTAAAACACCTGTTTTTCGATATCTTCCAAATACTGTTATCATCGAAAACATACCGTTTGAAAGCATCGACAAAGATAAAACACCTGTCAGCATGTAATCAAATTCACTCAATTGCTCTTTCCCTTTTGGTATTTCAAAAATATCAAATACAAGAAATGATTTCAGTTGATTCCTTTCTTTTTCCAAGAGCGCCTTGGTTGTGCT
Proteins encoded in this region:
- a CDS encoding ABC transporter permease, whose amino-acid sequence is MSESFFAFGKAYIKESLRNKVELFFTVFFPVIFLILFGYIFSNEGGSKRTVAIFTTDQAVVDSLKKVENWNLVVLDSKQQIVEGIKDGKFSFALYVEDNRIEIYYREDPSLIGELKTIESTTKALLEKERNQLKSFLVFDIFEIPKGKEQLSEFDYMLTGVLSLSMLSNGMFSMITVFGRYRKTGVLRRVFLTGVKKSFLVLEVATVRMILSFISLIFTLIIARVLFKSSLNFNWFLLIPSVVFITLGMMAVGLLLVALLKNPNAASNAASLLNTVMVFFAGVYFPITFLPRPLRYVSYFLPVKYAAEVVRFTAGAQEMSFAYFAFINLIFALTGLIMLWISSKLFLRPE